The proteins below are encoded in one region of Micromonospora sp. DSM 45708:
- a CDS encoding VIT1/CCC1 transporter family protein: MTETPAALREAHHADVSGGWLRPAVFGAMDGLVTNIALIAGVGGGGVSPRSVVLTGAAGLVAGAISMGLGEYTSVRSANEQVAAEVAKERRELERHPEAEARELADAWVARGLPRDLATQVAEAVRRNPEEALRVHVREELGVDPDDQPSPWAAAISSFICFSIGALVPLLSYLLGFTSLWLALAVGGVGLFVAGAIVARFTYRSWWTSGLRQLLLGALAAGATYLIGALIGVGGLA, translated from the coding sequence GTGACCGAGACCCCGGCGGCGCTGCGCGAGGCGCACCACGCGGACGTGTCCGGCGGCTGGCTGCGGCCGGCCGTCTTCGGCGCGATGGACGGGCTGGTCACCAACATCGCGTTGATCGCCGGCGTCGGCGGTGGCGGGGTGTCGCCGCGCAGCGTCGTGCTGACCGGCGCGGCCGGCCTGGTGGCCGGCGCCATCTCGATGGGTCTGGGCGAGTACACCAGCGTCCGCTCCGCCAACGAGCAGGTCGCCGCCGAGGTGGCCAAGGAACGGCGCGAGCTGGAGCGGCACCCGGAGGCGGAGGCGCGCGAGCTGGCCGACGCCTGGGTCGCCCGCGGCCTGCCCCGCGACCTGGCCACCCAGGTCGCCGAGGCGGTCCGGCGCAACCCGGAGGAGGCGCTGCGCGTGCACGTCCGGGAGGAGTTGGGCGTCGACCCGGACGACCAGCCCAGCCCGTGGGCGGCGGCGATCTCGTCGTTCATCTGCTTCTCGATCGGCGCCCTGGTGCCGCTGCTGTCGTACCTGCTCGGCTTCACCAGCCTCTGGTTGGCGCTCGCCGTCGGCGGGGTGGGGCTCTTCGTCGCCGGCGCGATCGTGGCCCGGTTCACCTACCGCTCGTGGTGGACCAGCGGCCTGCGGCAGTTGCTGCTCGGCGCGCTGGCGGCCGGCGCCACCTACCTGATCGGCGCCCTGATCGGCGTCGGCGGCCTCGCCTGA
- a CDS encoding ferritin-like domain-containing protein has protein sequence MPVQHSVNPSSGPARALGDALAAEYAAVWAYGVIGVHLTDAARSAARAAEAAHRSRRDALLLQLAEGAGEVPADRAGYALPYPVTDRTTALRLAVEIEERTAGHWRAALPHTTGADRNTALAALTDCAVRATRWRRTAGVSPVTVPFPGRSA, from the coding sequence ATGCCCGTACAACACAGCGTGAACCCGAGCAGCGGTCCGGCCCGGGCGCTCGGTGACGCGCTCGCCGCCGAGTACGCGGCGGTCTGGGCGTACGGGGTGATCGGCGTGCACCTCACCGACGCGGCCCGCTCGGCCGCCCGCGCCGCCGAGGCGGCGCACCGCTCCCGCCGGGACGCGCTGCTGCTCCAGCTCGCCGAGGGCGCCGGGGAGGTGCCCGCCGACCGGGCCGGCTACGCGCTGCCCTACCCGGTGACGGACCGGACGACCGCGCTGCGGCTGGCCGTGGAGATCGAGGAACGGACCGCCGGCCACTGGCGGGCCGCGCTGCCGCACACCACCGGCGCGGACCGGAACACGGCGCTCGCCGCGCTCACCGACTGCGCGGTGCGGGCCACCCGCTGGCGGCGTACGGCCGGGGTGAGCCCGGTCACCGTTCCGTTTCCCGGTCGGTCGGCCTGA
- the map gene encoding type I methionyl aminopeptidase, translated as MTVRAPLTPGTLSPWRAVPAHIPRPEYVGKKRPQEWRGSHVQTPETIEKMRVAGRLAARATQLAGEHCKPGVTTDEIDRVVHEFLCDHGAYPSTLGYRGFPKSCCTSLNEVICHGIPDSTVLQDGDIINVDVTAYLNGVHGDTDATFCVGEVSEDARLLVERTHTAMMRGIKAVAPGRQINVVGRVIESYAKRFGYGVVRDFTGHGIGEAFHSGLYVPHYDSPRPTDLMEPGMTFTIEPMITIGTHEYDVWDDGWTAVTKDRRWTAQFEHTIVVTDDGYEILTLP; from the coding sequence ATGACCGTCCGTGCGCCGCTGACCCCAGGCACGCTCTCCCCGTGGCGGGCGGTCCCCGCCCACATCCCGCGTCCGGAGTACGTGGGAAAGAAGCGCCCGCAGGAGTGGCGCGGGTCGCACGTGCAGACACCGGAGACCATCGAGAAGATGCGCGTGGCCGGCCGGCTCGCGGCCCGGGCCACCCAGCTCGCCGGCGAGCACTGCAAGCCGGGGGTGACCACCGACGAGATCGACAGGGTGGTGCACGAGTTCCTCTGCGACCACGGCGCCTACCCGTCGACGCTGGGCTACCGGGGCTTTCCGAAGTCCTGCTGCACCAGCCTCAACGAGGTGATCTGCCACGGCATCCCCGACTCCACCGTGCTTCAGGACGGCGACATCATCAACGTCGACGTGACGGCCTACCTCAACGGCGTGCACGGCGACACCGACGCGACGTTCTGTGTGGGCGAGGTGAGCGAGGACGCCCGGCTGCTGGTCGAGCGGACCCACACGGCCATGATGCGCGGCATCAAGGCGGTCGCCCCGGGACGGCAGATCAACGTCGTCGGCCGGGTGATCGAGTCGTACGCCAAGCGGTTCGGCTACGGCGTGGTCCGCGACTTCACCGGCCACGGCATCGGCGAGGCGTTCCACAGCGGCCTCTACGTGCCGCACTACGACAGCCCGCGCCCCACCGACCTGATGGAGCCCGGCATGACGTTCACCATCGAGCCGATGATCACCATCGGCACCCACGAGTACGACGTGTGGGACGACGGCTGGACGGCCGTCACGAAGGACCGCAGGTGGACCGCGCAGTTCGAGCACACCATCGTCGTGACCGACGACGGCTACGAGATCCTGACCCTGCCGTGA
- a CDS encoding SpoIIE family protein phosphatase has product MGSAQGGGDVGSSSPAAGGSSMPALLTAAFAAGGEMGERLRGFDWSTTPLGTPDGWPAALRHAVSTMLASRAQMVVFWGAEHLAFYNDAYRPTIGDKHPAVIGQSARLHWAETWDVLGPLLDGVRGTGVPYRGEDHPFVINRHGFLEDVYFDVSYDPIRETDGSVNGIFCFVNETTGRVLGERRLRALAELGNELGDVPNTLELGRAVARVLDAHRGDVPFSALWLTDSVGTAALAGCAGVEPATVAGWSGLSDGEPLTAPRWVATADLPGAVPPDAADQALLLPLVATNEPAGALLLGVSRRLPFSDDYRDFVDLVAAQVSRAVGKQRAYEQERARAAELAALDRAKTNFFANVSHEFRTPLTLVLGPLEDMLADRELPDRYLDRLTMMHRNGLRLLKLVNTVLDFSRLESGRLAARYQPTDLSDYTSRLASTFRSATERAGLRLMVDCPPLPAPVYVDRDMWEKIVLNLVSNAVKFTFEGDIVVRVRPGDGSAVLEVTDTGVGITPQELPQVFERFHRVVGARSRTHEGTGIGLALVRELVEMHGGTVTARSVVDRGTTFTVTLPFGYAHLPADRVSALSPVPLSEPEQARLYVAETALWTDEVARPVGLPEPSGTPGGSGRVLLADDNPDLREHVSRLLSPAYEVVAVPDGVEALRLAVDSPFDLVLTDVMMPRLDGFGLVTALRANPVTRHVPIVLLSARAGAAEEVAGLTAGADDYLTKPFSSQELVARVRANVELGQLRGQIIRRLRALADAAVAINTARSTADVVRVAAQHAIGLAEAGRVLVVATGARHEEDTGGDLPAEPSAVLPLTGTTGEQLGELRVWRREGGGTEQAALTELARLVGVRLENAQLYEAEHRIATTLQHSLLPRTLPQLPGALVASRYLPGSADVEVGGDWYDVMGTPDDELVLVIGDVVGKGVRAAAAMGQLRNALRAYVLEGYDPGEALTRLNRLVHSTGSGSFATLVCLTFCPRTGLLRYASAGHPSPLLIRGDDVAFLHDRALGPPVGAIPGTTYPTAESELAPGGRLLLYTDGLIEDREEGIDAGLRQLRVDAAASGAHVADLVDAVVERVAGRTRHDDVAVLALEAAERNHFALRLPADPTRLSVLRKRLEDFLVAHRVGETDLFDLTVAISEAAANAIEHPVDPVDASIEVEVTIADHTVTATVRDSGRWRESSGSSFRGRGLALIRALGEMSVTRTGDGTELTLRRRLAD; this is encoded by the coding sequence ATGGGCTCGGCCCAGGGGGGCGGGGACGTCGGTTCTTCGTCTCCGGCGGCCGGCGGGTCGTCGATGCCTGCGCTGTTGACCGCCGCGTTCGCCGCCGGCGGTGAGATGGGCGAGCGGCTGCGCGGCTTCGACTGGTCCACCACCCCGCTCGGCACCCCGGACGGCTGGCCCGCCGCGCTGCGCCACGCGGTGAGCACCATGCTGGCCTCGCGCGCCCAGATGGTGGTGTTCTGGGGCGCGGAGCACCTGGCCTTCTACAACGACGCCTACCGGCCCACCATCGGCGACAAGCATCCGGCCGTGATCGGGCAGTCGGCCCGGCTGCACTGGGCGGAGACCTGGGACGTGCTCGGCCCGCTCCTGGACGGGGTGCGCGGCACCGGCGTGCCCTACCGGGGCGAGGACCACCCCTTCGTGATCAACCGGCACGGTTTTCTGGAGGACGTCTACTTCGACGTCTCGTACGACCCGATCCGCGAGACCGACGGCAGCGTCAACGGCATCTTCTGCTTCGTCAACGAGACCACCGGCCGGGTGCTCGGCGAGCGCCGGCTGCGGGCCCTGGCCGAGCTCGGCAACGAGCTGGGCGACGTGCCGAACACGCTGGAACTGGGCCGGGCCGTCGCCCGGGTGCTCGACGCGCACCGCGGCGACGTGCCGTTCAGCGCGCTGTGGCTCACCGACTCCGTCGGCACCGCCGCGTTGGCCGGCTGCGCCGGCGTCGAGCCGGCCACGGTCGCCGGCTGGTCCGGGCTGTCCGACGGTGAGCCGCTGACCGCGCCGCGCTGGGTCGCCACCGCCGACCTGCCGGGCGCGGTGCCGCCGGACGCCGCCGACCAGGCGCTGCTGCTGCCGCTGGTCGCCACCAACGAGCCGGCCGGCGCGCTGCTGCTGGGCGTGTCCCGCCGGCTGCCGTTCAGCGACGACTACCGCGACTTCGTCGATCTGGTCGCCGCGCAGGTGTCCCGCGCCGTGGGCAAGCAGCGGGCGTACGAGCAGGAGCGCGCCCGCGCCGCCGAGCTGGCCGCGCTCGACCGCGCCAAGACCAACTTCTTCGCCAACGTCAGCCACGAGTTCCGGACCCCGCTCACCCTGGTGCTCGGCCCGCTGGAGGACATGCTCGCCGACCGGGAGCTGCCCGACCGCTACCTCGACCGGCTGACCATGATGCACCGCAACGGGCTGCGCCTGCTCAAGCTGGTCAACACCGTGCTCGACTTCTCCCGGCTGGAGTCCGGCCGGCTGGCCGCCCGCTACCAGCCCACCGACCTGTCCGACTACACCTCCCGGCTGGCCAGCACGTTCCGCTCGGCCACCGAACGGGCGGGGCTGCGCCTGATGGTCGACTGCCCGCCGCTGCCGGCGCCGGTCTACGTCGACCGGGACATGTGGGAGAAGATCGTCCTCAACCTGGTGTCGAACGCGGTGAAGTTCACCTTCGAGGGTGACATCGTGGTCCGGGTGCGTCCCGGCGACGGGTCCGCCGTGCTGGAGGTGACCGACACCGGCGTCGGCATCACGCCGCAGGAGCTGCCGCAGGTCTTCGAACGGTTCCACCGGGTGGTCGGCGCGCGCTCGCGCACGCACGAGGGCACCGGCATCGGGCTCGCGCTGGTCCGCGAGCTGGTCGAGATGCACGGCGGCACGGTGACCGCGCGCAGCGTCGTCGACCGGGGCACGACCTTCACCGTCACCCTGCCGTTCGGCTACGCGCACCTGCCCGCCGACCGGGTGTCCGCGCTCTCGCCGGTGCCGCTGAGCGAGCCGGAGCAGGCCCGGCTCTACGTCGCCGAGACGGCGCTCTGGACCGACGAGGTGGCCCGGCCCGTCGGGCTGCCCGAGCCGTCCGGCACGCCGGGTGGCTCCGGTCGCGTCCTGCTCGCCGACGACAACCCCGACCTGCGCGAGCACGTCAGCCGGCTGCTCTCCCCGGCGTACGAGGTGGTGGCCGTGCCGGACGGCGTGGAGGCGCTGCGGCTGGCCGTGGACTCCCCGTTCGACCTGGTGCTGACCGACGTGATGATGCCCCGGCTGGACGGCTTCGGGCTGGTCACCGCGCTGCGCGCCAACCCGGTCACCCGACACGTCCCGATCGTGCTGCTCTCCGCGCGGGCCGGTGCGGCGGAGGAGGTGGCCGGCCTCACCGCCGGCGCGGACGACTACCTCACCAAGCCGTTCTCCAGCCAGGAGCTGGTCGCCCGGGTCCGGGCCAACGTCGAGCTGGGCCAGCTCCGCGGGCAGATCATCCGCCGGCTGCGGGCGCTAGCCGACGCCGCGGTGGCGATCAACACGGCCCGCTCCACCGCCGACGTGGTGCGGGTGGCCGCGCAACACGCGATCGGTCTGGCCGAGGCGGGCCGGGTGCTGGTGGTCGCCACCGGCGCCCGCCACGAGGAGGACACCGGCGGGGACCTGCCGGCCGAGCCGTCCGCGGTGCTGCCGCTCACCGGCACCACCGGCGAGCAGCTCGGCGAGCTGCGGGTGTGGCGCCGGGAGGGCGGCGGCACGGAGCAGGCGGCGTTGACCGAACTGGCCCGGCTGGTCGGCGTACGACTGGAGAACGCCCAGCTCTACGAGGCCGAGCACCGGATCGCCACCACGCTCCAGCACAGCCTGCTGCCGCGTACGCTGCCGCAGCTGCCCGGCGCGTTGGTGGCCAGCCGCTACCTGCCGGGCAGCGCCGACGTGGAGGTCGGCGGCGACTGGTACGACGTGATGGGCACGCCCGACGACGAGCTGGTGCTGGTCATCGGCGACGTGGTCGGCAAGGGCGTGCGGGCTGCCGCCGCGATGGGTCAGCTCCGCAACGCGCTGCGGGCGTACGTGCTGGAGGGTTACGACCCGGGCGAGGCGCTGACCCGGCTCAACCGGCTGGTGCACTCCACCGGCAGCGGCTCCTTCGCCACCCTGGTCTGCCTCACCTTCTGCCCGCGCACCGGCCTGCTCCGGTACGCCAGCGCGGGTCATCCCTCGCCCCTGCTGATTCGCGGAGACGACGTGGCGTTCCTGCACGATCGGGCCCTCGGACCGCCGGTCGGGGCGATCCCCGGCACCACCTACCCGACCGCCGAGAGCGAACTCGCCCCCGGCGGCCGGCTGCTGCTCTACACCGACGGCCTGATCGAGGACCGGGAGGAGGGCATCGACGCCGGGCTCCGCCAGCTACGGGTCGACGCCGCCGCGAGCGGTGCACACGTCGCCGATCTGGTGGACGCCGTGGTGGAGCGTGTCGCCGGGCGTACCCGACACGACGACGTGGCGGTGCTGGCGCTGGAGGCGGCCGAGCGGAACCACTTCGCGCTGCGGCTGCCGGCGGACCCGACCCGGCTCAGCGTGCTGCGCAAGCGCCTGGAGGACTTCCTCGTCGCCCACCGGGTCGGCGAGACCGACCTCTTCGACCTGACGGTGGCGATCTCGGAGGCCGCCGCGAACGCGATCGAGCACCCGGTCGACCCGGTCGACGCGTCCATCGAGGTCGAGGTCACCATCGCCGACCACACGGTGACCGCGACCGTCCGGGACAGCGGCCGGTGGCGCGAGTCCAGCGGGTCGAGTTTCCGTGGCCGCGGGCTGGCGCTGATCCGGGCGCTCGGGGAGATGAGCGTGACCCGGACCGGGGACGGCACCGAGTTGACGCTGCGACGCCGGCTGGCCGACTAG
- a CDS encoding PadR family transcriptional regulator: protein MSIRHGLLALLERGQMYGYQLRAAFEESTGSTWPLNIGQVYTTLARLERDGLVRPLPENESGQRPYEITDAGRADLALWFATPISRADRPRDELSIKLALALTTPGVDVRAVVQTQRSATMRALQEFTRLKYASDKPEDLPWRLVLDAMIFQAEAEVRWLDHCETSLVRHRPTASRPVVHPEAVDRAGDEARR from the coding sequence ATGTCCATCCGCCACGGCCTGCTCGCCCTCCTCGAACGTGGCCAGATGTACGGCTACCAGTTGCGTGCGGCGTTCGAGGAGTCGACCGGCTCCACGTGGCCGCTCAACATCGGGCAGGTCTACACCACGCTGGCCCGGCTGGAACGCGACGGTCTGGTCCGCCCGCTGCCGGAGAACGAGAGCGGGCAGCGGCCGTACGAGATCACCGACGCCGGGCGGGCGGACCTGGCACTCTGGTTCGCCACCCCGATCAGCCGGGCCGACCGGCCCCGGGACGAACTGTCGATCAAGTTGGCGTTGGCGCTGACCACGCCGGGTGTGGACGTCCGGGCGGTGGTGCAGACCCAGCGCAGCGCCACCATGCGCGCGTTGCAGGAGTTCACCCGGTTGAAGTACGCCAGCGACAAGCCGGAGGATCTGCCCTGGCGGCTGGTGCTGGACGCGATGATCTTCCAGGCCGAGGCCGAGGTGCGGTGGCTCGACCACTGCGAGACCAGCCTGGTCCGCCATCGCCCGACGGCGAGCCGGCCGGTCGTCCACCCCGAGGCGGTGGACCGGGCCGGTGACGAGGCCCGCCGGTGA
- a CDS encoding nitroreductase family deazaflavin-dependent oxidoreductase, producing MSALGSLARHLGHQRWFAATMRVLVPADRLVGRLTKGRVVAFGLVPTLVLTSTGRRSGRPRSNPLLYVPDGDAYVVIGSNWGQRHQPSWTFNLLAQPSAEVDVKGRRIPVRAEQVTGTDRDRLFDRLVQEWPAYRTYVERAGGREIRVFRLVPTT from the coding sequence GTGTCCGCCCTGGGATCCCTCGCCCGCCACCTCGGTCACCAGCGGTGGTTCGCCGCCACCATGCGCGTGCTCGTCCCCGCCGACCGGCTGGTCGGCCGGCTGACGAAGGGGCGGGTGGTCGCGTTCGGGCTGGTGCCCACGTTGGTGCTGACGTCCACCGGCCGCCGCTCCGGCAGGCCCCGCAGCAACCCCCTGCTCTACGTCCCCGACGGTGACGCCTACGTGGTGATCGGCTCGAACTGGGGGCAGCGGCACCAGCCGTCGTGGACGTTCAACCTGCTGGCCCAGCCGTCCGCGGAGGTCGACGTCAAGGGCCGCCGGATCCCGGTGCGCGCCGAGCAGGTCACCGGCACCGACCGGGACCGGCTGTTCGACCGCCTGGTCCAGGAGTGGCCGGCCTACCGCACGTACGTCGAGCGGGCCGGCGGTCGCGAGATCAGGGTCTTCCGCCTGGTCCCGACCACCTGA
- a CDS encoding ABC transporter ATP-binding protein yields the protein MSGVLELRDVHRTHGAGDAAVHALRGVSLTVAAGELVAVMGPSGSGKSTLLALAGGLDRPTGGEVLVEGEALGGLPARELARLRRRRIGYVFQDLNLLGSLTAVENVALPLELDGTGVRAARRLALAALREVDVVGQADRFPDQMSGGQQQRVAIARALVGERRLVLADEPTGALDSQAGEAVLHLLRRRVDDGAAGVLVTHEARHAGWADRVVFLRDGVLVDSTAPLVGIEHLLSGSGR from the coding sequence ATGAGCGGAGTGCTCGAACTGCGCGACGTGCACCGGACGCACGGCGCGGGCGACGCCGCCGTGCACGCGCTGCGCGGCGTCAGCCTCACCGTGGCGGCGGGCGAGCTGGTGGCGGTGATGGGCCCCTCCGGGTCCGGCAAGTCCACGCTGCTGGCGCTGGCCGGCGGGCTGGACCGGCCCACCGGCGGCGAGGTGCTGGTCGAGGGCGAGGCGCTCGGCGGCCTGCCGGCCCGCGAGCTGGCCCGTCTGCGCCGCCGCCGGATCGGGTACGTCTTCCAGGATCTCAACCTGCTCGGCAGCCTGACCGCGGTGGAGAACGTGGCGCTCCCCCTGGAGCTGGACGGCACCGGAGTGCGGGCGGCCCGCCGGCTGGCCCTGGCCGCGCTGCGCGAGGTCGACGTCGTGGGGCAGGCGGACCGCTTCCCCGACCAGATGTCCGGTGGTCAGCAGCAGCGGGTGGCGATCGCCCGGGCCCTGGTCGGCGAACGCCGGCTGGTCCTCGCCGACGAGCCGACCGGCGCGCTGGACTCGCAGGCCGGCGAGGCGGTGCTGCACCTGCTGCGCCGTCGGGTGGACGACGGCGCGGCCGGGGTGCTGGTCACCCACGAGGCCCGGCATGCCGGCTGGGCGGACCGGGTGGTCTTCCTCCGGGACGGGGTGCTGGTCGACTCGACCGCGCCGCTGGTCGGCATCGAGCACCTGCTCAGCGGCAGCGGCCGGTGA
- a CDS encoding FtsX-like permease family protein, with product MNPGRLAAARGSWRTALRIARREARRSRRRTLLVLVMIALPVLGLSFAAASYDMSELTRSERLDRRLGAADAELRWTNLAPVTQDRWGDNSWPVEGDPVPRTRPVTADELRALLPAGSRVIRVRRWMPFETPLGRRAVSFEARALDLTDPLTRPLARLREGRVPVRPDEIAVSPAAQRRLDTRLGAPVRTTDGTPYRVVGVVEFPDNLGEVVTLSGVAPDGPPTDESWLVDLPGSMDAALADRLNARGIQVSARFPLPGRQEFDNGTQLPDAEEAGVSVLVGGLGLLEVVLLVGPAFAVGVRRRRRDLALVAVAGGDAAHLRRIVLADGVVLGAGGAALGLLLGVGTAFAGRPLVEQYLIHERFGAYRVFPSALAAIAAVAVLAGVLAALAPAWSAARQDVVAGLAGRREAPRPRRRWLLLGVLLTVVGTALAAFAATRTSPTGVLAGVTLGELGLVFCTPTLVGLLARAGRLLPLTPRLALRDASRNRSSAAPAISAVMAAVAGSVALGVYVASDDARQRALWQPGLPPGHALVQFADPEGNPRPTLGAVAERVRAVLPDADVAGLALPECARPAAPDDYCLALAVRPPGERCEYEPFESAPASARDDPRCRQPFREPNDISLPAIVDDGDALAALTGAPADEVAAARRTLAAGGVVVTDPRQVADGRVRVEVTHSSGAPTDTRLLPGYTLRGGLPVDRLVLSPAAARALGLVAAPLGYLVDTADPPTDGQRERLTDELSEVASASLQVSTADPPSDQRPLLLLLAAASGVITLGAAAVATGLAAAEGRRDLSTLAAVGADPRVRRVLSLCQAGVIAVLGSALGILAGLGSAAVVLASLNQRYAQSWPVQPPYPLTVPGLTMAVLVVVPLVAMLGAALLTRSRLPVERRLD from the coding sequence GTGAACCCCGGCCGGCTCGCCGCGGCCCGTGGGTCGTGGCGCACCGCGCTGCGGATCGCCCGCCGGGAGGCCCGCCGCTCCCGCCGCCGGACCCTGCTGGTGCTGGTGATGATCGCGCTGCCGGTGCTGGGGCTCAGCTTCGCCGCGGCGAGCTACGACATGTCCGAGCTGACCCGCTCGGAACGGCTCGACCGCCGGCTCGGCGCGGCCGACGCGGAGCTGCGCTGGACGAACCTGGCCCCGGTGACGCAGGACAGGTGGGGCGACAACTCCTGGCCGGTCGAGGGCGACCCGGTGCCCCGGACCCGCCCGGTCACCGCCGACGAACTGCGGGCGCTCCTGCCCGCCGGCAGCCGGGTCATCCGGGTCCGGCGGTGGATGCCGTTCGAGACGCCGCTCGGCCGCCGGGCGGTGTCGTTCGAGGCGCGCGCGCTCGACCTGACCGACCCGCTCACCCGTCCGCTGGCCAGGCTCCGGGAGGGCCGGGTGCCGGTCCGCCCGGACGAGATCGCGGTCAGTCCGGCCGCGCAGCGCCGGCTGGACACCCGCCTCGGAGCGCCGGTGCGCACCACCGACGGCACGCCGTACCGGGTGGTCGGGGTGGTCGAGTTCCCGGACAACCTGGGTGAGGTGGTGACGCTGTCCGGCGTCGCTCCGGACGGGCCGCCCACCGACGAGAGCTGGCTGGTGGACCTGCCCGGCTCGATGGACGCGGCGCTGGCCGACCGGCTGAACGCGCGCGGCATCCAGGTGTCCGCCCGGTTCCCGCTGCCCGGTCGGCAGGAGTTCGACAACGGCACGCAGTTGCCGGACGCCGAGGAGGCCGGCGTCTCGGTGCTGGTCGGTGGCCTGGGTCTGCTGGAGGTGGTGCTGCTGGTCGGGCCGGCGTTCGCGGTCGGCGTACGCCGCCGGCGGCGGGACCTCGCGCTGGTCGCGGTGGCCGGCGGGGACGCCGCCCACCTGCGCCGGATCGTGCTCGCTGACGGGGTGGTGCTCGGCGCCGGCGGGGCCGCCCTCGGGCTGCTGCTCGGCGTCGGGACCGCGTTCGCCGGCCGGCCGCTGGTCGAGCAGTACCTGATCCACGAGCGCTTCGGCGCGTACCGCGTCTTTCCCAGCGCGCTCGCCGCGATCGCCGCGGTCGCGGTGCTGGCCGGCGTGCTGGCGGCGCTCGCGCCGGCCTGGTCCGCGGCCCGGCAGGACGTGGTGGCCGGCCTGGCCGGCCGGCGCGAGGCGCCCCGGCCACGCCGCCGCTGGTTGCTGCTCGGCGTGCTGCTCACCGTGGTCGGCACCGCCCTGGCCGCGTTCGCCGCCACCCGGACCTCGCCGACCGGGGTGCTGGCCGGGGTCACCCTCGGTGAGCTGGGGCTGGTCTTCTGCACCCCGACGCTGGTCGGGCTGCTGGCCCGGGCCGGCCGGCTGCTGCCGCTGACCCCCCGGCTCGCGTTGCGCGACGCCAGCCGCAACCGGTCGTCGGCCGCGCCGGCCATCTCGGCCGTGATGGCGGCGGTCGCCGGCAGCGTCGCGCTCGGCGTCTACGTGGCCAGCGACGACGCCCGGCAGCGGGCGCTGTGGCAACCCGGCCTGCCGCCGGGGCACGCGCTGGTCCAGTTCGCCGACCCGGAGGGAAACCCGCGGCCGACGCTCGGAGCGGTCGCCGAACGGGTCCGGGCCGTGCTGCCCGACGCCGACGTGGCGGGCCTCGCCCTTCCCGAGTGCGCCCGTCCGGCCGCCCCGGACGACTACTGCCTCGCCCTGGCGGTGCGCCCGCCCGGGGAGCGCTGCGAGTACGAGCCGTTCGAGTCGGCTCCCGCCTCGGCCCGCGACGACCCCCGCTGCCGACAGCCGTTCCGGGAACCGAACGACATCTCGCTGCCGGCCATCGTGGACGACGGCGACGCGCTGGCCGCGCTCACCGGCGCGCCGGCCGACGAGGTGGCCGCCGCGCGCCGGACGCTCGCCGCGGGCGGCGTGGTGGTCACCGACCCCCGGCAGGTGGCGGACGGGCGGGTCCGGGTCGAGGTCACCCACAGCTCCGGTGCCCCGACGGACACCCGCCTGCTGCCCGGGTACACGCTGCGCGGCGGCCTTCCGGTGGACCGGCTGGTCCTCTCCCCCGCCGCCGCGCGGGCGCTCGGCCTGGTGGCCGCGCCGTTGGGCTACCTGGTGGACACCGCCGACCCACCCACCGACGGGCAGCGCGAGCGGCTGACCGACGAGCTGTCCGAGGTGGCGTCGGCGTCCCTTCAGGTGTCGACCGCCGACCCACCGAGCGACCAGCGTCCCCTGCTGCTCCTGCTGGCCGCCGCCTCCGGGGTGATCACGCTGGGCGCCGCCGCGGTCGCCACCGGTCTGGCCGCCGCCGAGGGCCGCCGGGACCTGTCCACGCTCGCGGCGGTCGGCGCCGACCCGCGGGTACGCCGGGTGCTGTCGCTCTGCCAGGCCGGCGTGATCGCGGTGCTCGGCTCGGCGCTGGGCATCCTGGCCGGGCTCGGTTCCGCCGCCGTCGTGCTGGCCTCGCTGAACCAGCGGTACGCGCAGTCCTGGCCGGTGCAGCCGCCGTACCCGTTGACCGTGCCCGGCCTCACCATGGCCGTGCTGGTGGTGGTGCCGCTGGTGGCGATGCTCGGCGCGGCCCTGCTCACCCGCTCCCGCCTGCCCGTCGAACGCCGCCTCGACTGA
- a CDS encoding STAS domain-containing protein — translation MDQGGAPPVFSVTAEGDGDRLRVLVTGEVDMATADTMFQTALREPATRLLLDLRAVTFFDSAAIHAVVRLAQRLPAALTVLPSRQVRRVLEISGLGEQEWLADA, via the coding sequence GTGGATCAAGGGGGTGCGCCGCCCGTCTTCTCCGTGACGGCGGAGGGTGACGGCGACCGCCTGCGTGTCCTGGTGACCGGCGAGGTCGACATGGCGACCGCCGACACCATGTTCCAGACCGCGCTGCGTGAGCCCGCCACCCGGCTCCTGCTCGACCTGCGGGCGGTGACCTTCTTCGACTCGGCCGCCATCCACGCGGTGGTCCGGCTCGCCCAGCGGTTGCCGGCCGCGCTCACCGTGCTGCCCTCCCGGCAGGTCCGCCGCGTGCTGGAGATCTCCGGCCTGGGCGAGCAGGAGTGGCTGGCCGACGCCTGA